Genomic window (Methanosphaera sp.):
GTAATTTAATGGATAATGATGTTTCCCTCTTATTTGTATCACACTCAATAAGTCAGGTACGTGACTTATGTGATAGAGCAATATGGCTTGATCATGGAAATATTGTGGCAGATGGAGAAGTTAATGAAATCTGTGATAGATACATGAAATTTGTAGATCAAAAGAAATAATTCACCACCCCTATTTTATTTTTTACTTTTTTTTATTTAAGTTAAAAAAATATACATTGAAGTATATATAATTTATTTAGCTGATTTATATGGAAAATAAGGTAACAGTTATAATACCAAATTATAATAATAGACAACTACTTGAAAATCTTCTAAAATCACTAGATGATGCACAACATAAATATCCATTTTCTATACTTATAGTAGATGATAACTCCCAAGATGACAGTGTAGAGTTTATAAAAGAAAACTATCCTGACATAGAACTTATTGCAAATACACAAAATCATGGCTTTGCATACACTGTAAATTGTGGAATAAGAAATACAACATCAGAATTTATATATCTTCTAAATAATGATACAACAGTAAATGAGGACTTTCTAATAGAGGCACTTAAAACAATAAATAGTGAGAATAACATATTTGCAGTATCATCTAAGATGCTTCAGATGAACAATCCTGGATTTATTGATGATGCAGGTGATGAATATACAATAATGGGCTGGAGTAAAAAAAGAGGAGATGGAAAGCCTATTATAAAATATGCACATGATAGTGAAGTTTTCAGTGCATGTGCAGGAGCAGCACTATACAGACGTGATATCTTTGATGAAATTGGATATTTTGATGAAAACTTTGGAAGTTATGTTGAGGATATGGACTTATCTTTCAGGGCAAAATTACATGGATATAAGATATACTACAGTGCAAATTCAATAGTTAATCATTATGGAAGTGCAGCTACAGGTTCAAGATATAATGCTTTTAAAGTTGAAATATCGGCAAGAAACAATATTTATATGATATATAAAAATATGAACATATTTATGTTAGTTTTAAATTTCATATTTATATGTCTTGGAATTATAATAAAATACCTATTTTTCCATCATAAGGGATTTGAAAAACAATACATAAGTGGAATAAGAAAAGCTATGAAAAGTCGTGGAAATCTTAAGAAAACTGAAAATATCAAAGCTAAAAACTACTTAAAAGTTGAATTTGAAATGATAAAAAATACATTAACATACATATTCTAAATTTAGAAAAAAATAAAGGGGGTTTATTTATCTTGGATCTTTCAATTATTATTGTTAACTATGCAACATATCAGATGACATCAGATACAATACATTCAGTTATAGATACAGTGTATGATATTTCATATGAAATTATTGTTGTTGATAATGATTCACCAGATGATAGTGCACAAAAACTTATAGATGAATTTAAAGATTATGAAAATATTAATATTATTCTTAATTCATCAAATGATGGATTTGCTGTTGCAAACAATATTGGATTTAGAAATGCAAAAGGTGAATATACTCTTCTTTTAAATAGTGATGTTATAGTAAAAGATGATACAATAAACAATACTCTTAGCTATATTAAAGATCATCCTAATGCTGGAGCTGTTGGATGTCGTATTCTTCTTGCTGATGGTTCACTTGATAAGGCTTGTAAACGTTCATTTCCAACTGTTGATGTGTCATTTTATAGAATGTGTGGTCTTTCAAAGCTATTTCCAAATAGTCCACGTTTTAATAGATATAATCTATCATATCTTGATGAGTGTGAAATTCATAGTATTGACTGTCTTGTTGGAGCATACATGTTAATGCCAAGTAGTCTTTATAAAGAAGTTGGTGGACTTGATGAGGATTACTTCATGTATGGTGAGGATATTGACTTGTGTTATAAAATTAAGAAGCTTGGATATGATGTAATTTACTATGGTAAAAATACTATAACACATTATAAGGGTGCAAGTGGTAAAAATAAGCGTTTGTTATATGAGTTTTATAATTCCATGGATATATTCTACAGGAAACATTACAAAGATGAAAATAATTTCATAGTAAATACATTTATTCATGCCTCTATCTGGCTTATGTACTATGTTAAATTAATATTAAGTTATATACGAAGATAGTTGTATTTCTTCTATTTCTTATTTTTTTTTTATTTTAATAATTCTTATTACTTATAAAGAATATAAATTATACTATTAGTAAATTATGGGAGAACATCTTTAAAATGATTCGTGAAAATCAACAATTATTTAATATCTTAAATGTTATTTTTGATGTTAATGTAGTTTTAATATCAATATTTTCAATATGTTCTTTTATAATAGCAAATTTAAATAGCATTACTGGTATATCATTAACATTAACATATGAATTACCATACTTATTTTTTATACTTTTAATTCCAAGTTATCTTATACTTTTTTATGAATTAAAGTTATATATGCCTCAGCGTACAAATAAGAGTATTTTTTCTGAAGCATCAAAGATAATGGAGGCAAACTTTCTTGAATTTTTATTTTTAACTATGATGTCTACATTTGGCATACTAAAAGTTACAAGTGAGTTTCTTGCAATATTTTTAGTTGTAAATACAATTCTTGCAATAATTGAACGTGCAATGGTACGTGTTGTTCTTCGTGCTATGCGTTCTCGTAACTTCAATATTAAATATATTCTTGTTGTTGGAGCAGGACAGTATGGTCGTAAGTTTGTTGAAACAATTGACCGTAATCCATACCTTGGATATAGAGTAATTGGATTTCTTGATGATAATGTTATAGGAAATGTTTCAGGTATTGATGTTATAGGTAAACTTGATGATATTGAAGATGTTATTGAAGATAATATTGTTGATCGTGTAGTTATTAGTATTGCACCACATCATTTTAAGGTATTTGAAGATCTAACACAAAGATGTGAAAAGATGGGTGTTCGTGTTGATATAATACCTGACTACTACAGATATATTACATCACATCCTAGTATTGAGATGATTGATAATATTCCACTTATCAGTGTTAGATATCTTCCACTTGATATTTCATATAATAATTATACTAAGAGAATTTTTGAAATATTATTTGTTATTATTGTTTCTATAATAATTTCACCTCTTCTTTTAGTTGTTGCAGTTATTATTAAGTTAACATCACCAGGTCCTGTTATATATAAACAGGATCGTGTAGGTCGTGATGGTGAAATATTTAAGATGTATAAATTTAGAAGTATGCGTGTTGATGAAGATGACAATGATAGTAATGATCATCTTACATGGACACAAAGAGATGATCCGCGTATTACAAAGATTGGACATTTTATACGTAAAACTAGTATTGATGAATTACCACAGTTTTATAACATTCTAAAAGGTGATATGAGTCTTATTGGTCCTAGACCTGAACGTCCATTTTTTGTAAATAAATTTAAAGAATCAGTTCCTAAGTATATGATTAAACATCATGTACGTCCTGGTATGACAGGTTGGGCTCAGATTCATGGTTATCGTGGAAATACTTCTATTGTTCGTAGAATTGAGTATGATATTTATTATGTTGAAAACTGGTCTTTAATGCTTGATATTAAGATATTTTTTAAGACTCTTGTTATTCTTTTAACTGATAAAAATGCATACTAATTAGAAAAAAAGTATAGTAAAAAAATTTAGAGGTGTCCTTTTTTAAATGAATATTCAGATAGATAAAAGAGCTTACTGGTTAATTCCCATACTTATGGTGTTAATATTTACACTTGCAATAAGCTTAAATTATGCTTGGCCACTAAGTTGGGATATTTTTATTCATATTAACTATGCTCTTACTTATATTAATCATGGAATTACTACTATTGATCCACTTCTTAATGCACCTGGTGGGAAGGCAATTGGTTATCCACCAATGTTTCATGCATTACTAATACTGGTATCAAAACTTACAGGTCTTAGCTTGTTTGATTCTGCTAAGGTTTTCCAGGTTGTAATTCCTGTTATATTTATGATCATATGTATGTATGTTTCATATAGAATGTATAATGAAATTTCAGCACTTGTGACAGGTTTAATTCTCGTTTCAAGTTATATCTTTACAAGATTATATCTTCCAATTCCTGAATCTGTTACAATGGTATTGTTCTTTGTTGGAATTTACTTATTCCATCTTGCATGCAGATATGGTAAGGCAAAGTATGTGCTTGTTTCGGCTATTATTTCACTGCTTATTGTTTCAATACATTTTTCATCATTTATTTATTATATCATACTTCTTAGTGTGCTTATGGTTGTTGAATTATTTATTGAAAGAACATCCAGACCATTTAAAAGTTATATTTACTTTTTATGTGTTCTTGCTGTTGTAGGATTAATTGGTGCTGTATTATTATATATTATTAGTCCATCACATCTTATGGATCTTATAGGTGGTGCAGTGTCTATAATTTCAGATCCTATGTCTATTTTCATGGGACAAAAAGCTATGGGTCTTGAAAGATATATTAAATGTCTTGGAGTTATAGTGCTTGTTTGTGGTATTGTTGGTCTTTATTATTCATTTAAAGATAGACGACTTTTATTTGTATCTATGTGGACTTTAGTTGCATTTGTTCTTAGTAATCTTCACTGGTTTGGAATTCCTGTATATACATATAGGATGTTAATTTATGTTCTTATGCCAGCTGTTATTGTGGGTGGTTATGGTGTTGCACGCCTAGTTGAAAAACTAAATACTAAAAATAAATCATATAGCATAATATTAATTTTAGCTTTAATAATTTTATCATTTATAGCTGGATATAATAATATAAATGATCCTGCATTAACTACAACATCAGCTACCACTGAAGCTTCAACATATCAGATAGCTCCACCTACATCAAGTGAAGTAGAAGTTATAAATTGGTTTGAAAATGCAGATCATAACAAGTCAATACTATCAAATAACATGTTTTTTGCAACTGTAATATCATCAACAGATCAAATGCCAATACATTATAAATTTGACACATACATTGCACAAAACCATACAACAACACAAAAATCAATGCATAAAGAAAAAATAGGATACATACTATATGATAAAAATCTTGTTGTTAACAATTCAAGCAGCTATGCACATCAAGATGTAATATGTATCAATGGAAGCTTCTATCCAACATACTACTTTACAAACAAAATAACAGATGAAAACTTCCATGCAATACAACCAGAATATACAACAAAAGTATTTGAAAATGACAGATTTATAATTTGTCAAGTACAATAAGGAAATATTAATTAAAAAATAATAATATAATATATTTATAATAAAAGAAAAAAAGGGAAATGAAAAAATGAACATTACAATGATAGGAACAGGCTATGTGGGACTTGTAACAGGTACATGCTTCTCTGAAATGGGAAATGAAGTATACTGTGTTGATGTAATTGAAGAAAAAATAGAATCATTAAAACGTGGCGAAGTTCCAATATATGAGCCAGGACTTGAAGTACTAATTGAAAATAACTACAAAAATGGAAATCTTCACTTTACAACAAATCTTGCAGAAGCACTAGAAAATTCAGAAATATGTTTCATAGCAGTAGGAACACCAATGGGTGAAGATGGAAGTGCAGACTTACAATATGTAAAACAAGTAGCAAAACAAATTGGAGAAGCAATAATACATGACATGATAGTTGTAAATAAATCAACAGTACCAGTTGGAACAGCAGATATTGTAGATTCAATAATTAAAGAAGAACTAGAAAAAAGATCTGTAGATTATAATGTATCTGTCGTATCAAATCCAGAATTCCTAAAAGAAGGAAGTGCTGTTATGGACTTCATGAAACCTGAACGTGTAATTGTTGGTACAGATGATGCTGATGCAATAGAATACATGAAAAACCTTTATGAACCATTTACAAAAAATCATGAAAGAATGATAATAATGGATGTTCGCAGTGCAGAGATGAGTAAATATGCATCAAATTCAATGCTTGCAAATCGTATATCATTTATGAATGAAATAGCAAATATCTGCGATAAGGTAGGAGCAAACGTTGATAATGTACGTAAAGGTATGGGTAGTGATACAAGAATAGGACATAGTTTCCTCTATCCTGGATGTGGATATGGTGGAAGTTGTTTCCCTAAAGATGTAATAGCACTTATTAAAACTGCAACAGACAATGGATACGATGCAAAACTACTTAAAAGTGTAGAAGATGTAAATAATTCCCAAAAACACTACGTTGTAAACAAGATAAAATCAGTACTTGGTGATGACCTAACAGGTTATACATTTGCAATATGGGGACTTGCATTTAAACCTGAAACTGATGATATGCGTGAAGCATCATCAATTGTAATAATTAATGAATTAATAGATGCAGGTGCAAAGATAAATGCATACGATCCTAAAGCTATGGATTCAGCAAAAGACTTCTATCTTAAAGACTTAGATATTAACTACTGTGATAGTAAATATGAAGTACTTGAAGGTGCAGATGCACTTGTTTTAATTACAGAATGGAAAGAATTTAGAAGTCCAGATTTCAATAGAATTAAATCATTACTTAAAAATAACATTATATTTGATGGAAGAAATCAATTTAAAAATAGTTTCATGAATAAAAATGGATTTGACTACTATGCTGTAGGAAAATAAATCCAAAAAAATTAAATAAATAAAAATTAGTAAAACTCCCTTCAAAGAAAAAATAAAGAAAGGGAGAAAATACATTAATAGAAATTTTATTTCTTTTCTATTAATTAACTCTTTTTTTTAAAATCTCTTATTTTATAATAATTTAATTAATTTCCACTATCAGATGCTGAAGCATCACTACTTGATGATGCTGATGTATCAGATGTTGTAGTATCTGAATATGAGTAATCATCCATATAATCTGATACTGAAACTTTAAGATGTCGTATTACAACTGGATTGTTATCTTCATCATATAATATAAACTGAATATCCTTATTTCCAGGACTCATTGTAATATTTGTTGTAATTGTTGTTGATTCATTGTTTTTAAGTGATACTTTATGTTCTTCAAGTACCTTATTTGTTGTATCATTATTAATTACAATTTTCATTACATAGTTTTTATCATTAAATTGATGATTTGCAACATCAATTGATAGATTCATTACTTCTCCATTTGTAAAGTTGACATATCCATCCTCATTTGCTGTTTTATTAATTCCATTAACATCAAGTGTTGCATTTCCAGAACTTTCCTGATCCTGGATGTGAATTCCACTTAGAAGTACAGCAATAAGTGCAACAATTGTTATAACTTTAAGTACATCATTTGTCTTTTTATGATAGAATAACTTGTATTTTCCAACAGTTCTTGTTTTTGAAACATAATATATCATTGAAACAATTGTTACCATGATCATTATAAGTGAAAGATGTGCTATGTCAAGTTCTCCTACTACTTCCATTAATATAATTCCAATAACAGATGTCATAAGTGCACTTATAAATATTGCAGCTACTGCACGTTCTGTATATGAAAATTCATCCTTTTGAGGAATAAGACCATTAAATACATAGTATCCTGGTAAAAATACCATAAATGGTAAAGCAAAAGCAGCCCATCCTAAAACCCTATTAAATGGTGGTACAAATATTCCTACAATTGCAACGATACTTAATGATATAACTGTATAGATATTATGAATTATTTCAAGAGATTCTTCTTTATCTTCTACCATGAGCTTTTGTTGTCTGTAAAGTGCAATGTATGAAAATATAACAGCAAATGCAGATAGTACAGTTACAACGTTCATAACTCTTGTTTTAAGAAGATAAATTGTTATTATCATACTTATTAATGTAGATATAATACTAAAGGCAACTATTAATATTGGCTTTCTTGTAATTTCTTTAAATGAAATATCAGGATAAAACAGGCATGTTACACTAATTCCTACAAGTAAAAATTCTATTGTAAATAACAAGATTGTTATATAATCAGGAAAATCTAATGTTAACAATAAAATAAATGGCAATAATGAAATCAATGAAACCATTAGCATATATCTTGATGATTGTTTAAATATAAAAAGCATCCTCCTTATTTTTATTTAAAAAAAAAATAAAAAAATTCTATATTGTATTATATTTATTTTTATTTTAATTTTTAAAGTTTACTTATATATAATAAAAGATGAAAATTCACTTATTTAAAGAAAGAAATATTAATTTAATATTTTATAAATATATATTATACATACTAATTTAGTAGTTGATGACTTATGGAAGAAAAAAAACTAATAACATTAGTATTATTACCAATAATTATCATACTTTCCCTTATTTGTGTTAATGCGATAATGGCAGGAGTATTTAATGAAAACAGTACATTATTTAATGATTCTGTAAATCTAAGTGGAAATAATACTACAAATACTACTAATGAAACAATACAAGACAATCAAACAACACAGACAGTAAGTTCTGATACTTCATCAGACAATTCACAACAATCAATACAACAATCATCAAATACAAATCAAAACTCAAATAGCTACTCTCAATCAAGCAACTATCAAAAACGTAGCAGCAGCAGTAGCAGTAGTTCACAACGCCATCATTATAATGGTGGTAGTGGATCAAGTAGTAGTGGATCAAGTAGTAGTGGATCAGGTAATGGTGGATCAAGTAGTGGAAGTTCAGGTGGTAGTGATGAACCTAGCCCTGAAATTGAAGTAACAGAATAAAAAAAAATGAATTATAAATAAACTTAACCTCCCAAAAAATTTTATTTTTTTAAATACTAATAGAATATTATATTAAATTAACTTATTTTAAAAGGAAATACATATCATGTTAAATGCAGAAACATTCATAACAAACACCAAACCAACAGGTGGAATAATAAGAGAAGAAAATGAGGACTTCTATGTAGAGGAAGTTCCACTACAGATGCCTACAGGTGAAGGACAAAATACATGGATTCAAATTGAAAAAAATGGAAGAACAACACTAGATGTAGTACTTGACATTGCAAAAATACTTCATATCAGCCGTAAAAGAACAGGATTTGCTGGAATGAAGGACAGATCTGCAATAACCAGACAATGGCTATGTGTAAGTAATATGACAAAAGAAGAACTTCCAAATTTAGAGGATCAACTTCATAATGTTAAAATTCTTGACATACAACAAAGTCAGAAAAAGCTTAGAATGGGACAACTAAAAGGAAATAAGTTCAAATTAAATATTAAAAATACAAACAATCCTGCTGAGGATAAAGAAATTGCCGAAGAAGTTCTTGAATCACTAAAAAAGACTGGTGTTCCTAACTATTATGGATATCAACGTTTTGGTGAATTAAGATCAACAACACATCTTGTTGGAAAATGTCTAGTTGAAGGAGACATTAAAGGTGCTGTTGATACATACATTGGAAATCCTAATGAAAATGAAAAAGGAATCCATTATGATTCAAGAAAACTCTATGATGAGGGAGATCTTAAAGGTGCATATGAACTTATGCCAAAAAGTATGAGATATGAAAAGTCAATGATTAAAGTTTTAATTGATGCTGAGCGTAAACGAGGAGATGTTGATGAAAAAGATTATATTAAAGCTATTGAATCTCTTCCAAAACCTCTTAAAAGAATGTTTGTAAATGCATATGAATCATATCTCTTCAATAAGGTTATTAATGAACGTGCAAAGGTTGGAATTAACAAGTATCTCCCTGGTGATATTATAATTGATGGTGAGGAAAGATGGGTTCATGATGTAGATGAAAAGACAATACAGGATGATATTGATAATTTTAAAGTTAATCCTACAGCACCACTTTATGGATCTAAAGTACCTCTTGCAGATGGAGTTGAAGGTGAAATTGAAAGACGAGTAATGGATGAAGAGAACATTACAAAAGAAGCATTCCAGTGTCCTAAAACACCTAAACTTGGAAGTCATGGTGTAAGACGATCTGTTCGTTTTAAAATTGAAGATACAAATGTTACACAAATTGATGATGGAATATGTGTTGAATTCTTCATACCAAGAGGATGTTATGCAACTGCTGTTCTTCGTGAAATAATAAAACATAATGTATAAAAAAAAAGTTTTTTAATAATCAAAGAAGGGGAGAATATATAAGGAAAGAATAAATTCTTCCCTCATTCTATTTTTATTTTTATTTTCTAAGTACTTCTGGTGTGTATCTTTTAAGTAGTAATG
Coding sequences:
- a CDS encoding glycosyltransferase family 2 protein, translating into MENKVTVIIPNYNNRQLLENLLKSLDDAQHKYPFSILIVDDNSQDDSVEFIKENYPDIELIANTQNHGFAYTVNCGIRNTTSEFIYLLNNDTTVNEDFLIEALKTINSENNIFAVSSKMLQMNNPGFIDDAGDEYTIMGWSKKRGDGKPIIKYAHDSEVFSACAGAALYRRDIFDEIGYFDENFGSYVEDMDLSFRAKLHGYKIYYSANSIVNHYGSAATGSRYNAFKVEISARNNIYMIYKNMNIFMLVLNFIFICLGIIIKYLFFHHKGFEKQYISGIRKAMKSRGNLKKTENIKAKNYLKVEFEMIKNTLTYIF
- a CDS encoding glycosyltransferase family 2 protein; amino-acid sequence: MDLSIIIVNYATYQMTSDTIHSVIDTVYDISYEIIVVDNDSPDDSAQKLIDEFKDYENINIILNSSNDGFAVANNIGFRNAKGEYTLLLNSDVIVKDDTINNTLSYIKDHPNAGAVGCRILLADGSLDKACKRSFPTVDVSFYRMCGLSKLFPNSPRFNRYNLSYLDECEIHSIDCLVGAYMLMPSSLYKEVGGLDEDYFMYGEDIDLCYKIKKLGYDVIYYGKNTITHYKGASGKNKRLLYEFYNSMDIFYRKHYKDENNFIVNTFIHASIWLMYYVKLILSYIRR
- a CDS encoding undecaprenyl-phosphate glucose phosphotransferase; translated protein: MIRENQQLFNILNVIFDVNVVLISIFSICSFIIANLNSITGISLTLTYELPYLFFILLIPSYLILFYELKLYMPQRTNKSIFSEASKIMEANFLEFLFLTMMSTFGILKVTSEFLAIFLVVNTILAIIERAMVRVVLRAMRSRNFNIKYILVVGAGQYGRKFVETIDRNPYLGYRVIGFLDDNVIGNVSGIDVIGKLDDIEDVIEDNIVDRVVISIAPHHFKVFEDLTQRCEKMGVRVDIIPDYYRYITSHPSIEMIDNIPLISVRYLPLDISYNNYTKRIFEILFVIIVSIIISPLLLVVAVIIKLTSPGPVIYKQDRVGRDGEIFKMYKFRSMRVDEDDNDSNDHLTWTQRDDPRITKIGHFIRKTSIDELPQFYNILKGDMSLIGPRPERPFFVNKFKESVPKYMIKHHVRPGMTGWAQIHGYRGNTSIVRRIEYDIYYVENWSLMLDIKIFFKTLVILLTDKNAY
- a CDS encoding UDP-glucose/GDP-mannose dehydrogenase family protein; its protein translation is MNITMIGTGYVGLVTGTCFSEMGNEVYCVDVIEEKIESLKRGEVPIYEPGLEVLIENNYKNGNLHFTTNLAEALENSEICFIAVGTPMGEDGSADLQYVKQVAKQIGEAIIHDMIVVNKSTVPVGTADIVDSIIKEELEKRSVDYNVSVVSNPEFLKEGSAVMDFMKPERVIVGTDDADAIEYMKNLYEPFTKNHERMIIMDVRSAEMSKYASNSMLANRISFMNEIANICDKVGANVDNVRKGMGSDTRIGHSFLYPGCGYGGSCFPKDVIALIKTATDNGYDAKLLKSVEDVNNSQKHYVVNKIKSVLGDDLTGYTFAIWGLAFKPETDDMREASSIVIINELIDAGAKINAYDPKAMDSAKDFYLKDLDINYCDSKYEVLEGADALVLITEWKEFRSPDFNRIKSLLKNNIIFDGRNQFKNSFMNKNGFDYYAVGK
- a CDS encoding DUF1616 domain-containing protein; this translates as MLFIFKQSSRYMLMVSLISLLPFILLLTLDFPDYITILLFTIEFLLVGISVTCLFYPDISFKEITRKPILIVAFSIISTLISMIITIYLLKTRVMNVVTVLSAFAVIFSYIALYRQQKLMVEDKEESLEIIHNIYTVISLSIVAIVGIFVPPFNRVLGWAAFALPFMVFLPGYYVFNGLIPQKDEFSYTERAVAAIFISALMTSVIGIILMEVVGELDIAHLSLIMIMVTIVSMIYYVSKTRTVGKYKLFYHKKTNDVLKVITIVALIAVLLSGIHIQDQESSGNATLDVNGINKTANEDGYVNFTNGEVMNLSIDVANHQFNDKNYVMKIVINNDTTNKVLEEHKVSLKNNESTTITTNITMSPGNKDIQFILYDEDNNPVVIRHLKVSVSDYMDDYSYSDTTTSDTSASSSSDASASDSGN
- the truD gene encoding tRNA pseudouridine(13) synthase TruD, producing the protein MLNAETFITNTKPTGGIIREENEDFYVEEVPLQMPTGEGQNTWIQIEKNGRTTLDVVLDIAKILHISRKRTGFAGMKDRSAITRQWLCVSNMTKEELPNLEDQLHNVKILDIQQSQKKLRMGQLKGNKFKLNIKNTNNPAEDKEIAEEVLESLKKTGVPNYYGYQRFGELRSTTHLVGKCLVEGDIKGAVDTYIGNPNENEKGIHYDSRKLYDEGDLKGAYELMPKSMRYEKSMIKVLIDAERKRGDVDEKDYIKAIESLPKPLKRMFVNAYESYLFNKVINERAKVGINKYLPGDIIIDGEERWVHDVDEKTIQDDIDNFKVNPTAPLYGSKVPLADGVEGEIERRVMDEENITKEAFQCPKTPKLGSHGVRRSVRFKIEDTNVTQIDDGICVEFFIPRGCYATAVLREIIKHNV